The Vibrio penaeicida genome contains a region encoding:
- a CDS encoding TraU family protein, giving the protein MKILSFILSAVLYAFSISPSYASTTANFEDFDCPDAEIFQNLISDFCWSCMFPIYIGGVKIFGDSNYAPDDAADDMFCACSGDILKGELPQVGITTSMWYPSMLFEVVAKPYCFPSLAGARFGDFSGMVSKYNQGNEGSESSAREGGSVSKASYSWHQYTFPVTEALELFEAPGCSYDKSGFMSVTWMSETLAPWYDSELAMYISPESVLFATPLTDLAMMMDCTVTTADQPMDESFWTAGCWGPMYPLTRDVGGTDDKVRNKSLAVSRALYFLTRMGFQDRTMGNDAVCKPQPMTTLKKSMYRVQQMWPQPEGEAKSVFCQDPTACNNTGSEITNPPSDDSDPSNPNAWNRVEMHSINETCCHDIGDHTFTWGVWRDSVQSSFAVYSIFKWKDCCVSFL; this is encoded by the coding sequence ATGAAGATTCTTAGCTTTATATTATCGGCAGTACTGTATGCATTTTCTATCAGTCCTTCCTATGCCAGTACAACGGCCAATTTTGAAGACTTTGATTGTCCAGATGCCGAAATATTTCAAAACTTAATTTCGGATTTTTGCTGGTCTTGTATGTTCCCAATCTACATTGGTGGAGTGAAGATATTTGGCGATTCAAATTACGCGCCAGACGACGCTGCAGATGATATGTTTTGTGCTTGTAGCGGTGACATACTCAAAGGGGAACTACCTCAAGTGGGCATCACAACATCGATGTGGTACCCAAGCATGCTATTTGAAGTTGTAGCCAAACCCTATTGCTTTCCTAGTTTGGCTGGCGCCCGCTTTGGGGATTTCTCTGGAATGGTTAGTAAATATAACCAGGGGAATGAAGGAAGTGAATCAAGCGCGAGGGAAGGGGGGTCGGTATCCAAAGCTTCCTATTCTTGGCATCAATATACGTTTCCAGTGACTGAGGCGTTAGAGCTGTTTGAAGCTCCGGGCTGCTCCTATGATAAATCTGGCTTTATGTCAGTCACATGGATGTCAGAAACCTTAGCTCCATGGTATGACTCCGAACTTGCAATGTACATATCGCCTGAGAGCGTATTGTTTGCCACACCTTTGACCGATTTGGCTATGATGATGGACTGTACCGTTACGACTGCTGATCAGCCTATGGATGAGTCTTTTTGGACGGCAGGTTGTTGGGGGCCTATGTACCCTTTAACTCGCGATGTTGGCGGAACGGACGATAAAGTTAGGAACAAGTCATTAGCGGTATCTAGAGCTCTTTATTTTTTAACTCGTATGGGTTTTCAAGATAGAACGATGGGTAACGACGCAGTATGCAAACCACAACCAATGACGACATTGAAAAAATCGATGTATAGAGTACAGCAGATGTGGCCGCAGCCAGAAGGCGAGGCGAAGAGCGTTTTCTGTCAGGACCCTACTGCTTGTAACAATACAGGTAGTGAAATTACTAACCCGCCGAGTGACGATTCAGATCCATCCAATCCAAATGCTTGGAATAGAGTTGAAATGCACTCGATAAATGAAACCTGTTGCCATGATATAGGCGATCATACTTTCACTTGGGGTGTTTGGCGCGACTCTGTTCAAAGTAGCTTTGCTGTTTACTCAATTTTTAAATGGAAGGATTGTTGTGTCTCATTTTTGTAA
- the lepB gene encoding signal peptidase I has translation MLSLYLLSISVAGTLALFYHFTYGKFLGSKKMGWAGSFLALNAPLTLGLWVTIEVGIDRMIVPSSSMLPSIAIGDSFFVNKTAYRYDYLLGSTQHSKPVIGETVVMKFPINTDIHYVKVLIANELQSVKLEQKGITVDSHFYPFEKEKGTIEYQISKEESDVFDRYKINLNGFEHTFLKKSGEPITPIKVIVPSGGIFVLGTNLDYSGDSRQMGAISNSLLVGRAI, from the coding sequence ATGCTAAGCCTTTACTTATTGAGTATCAGCGTTGCTGGTACTCTTGCGTTGTTCTACCACTTTACCTATGGAAAATTTTTAGGCTCTAAGAAAATGGGGTGGGCAGGCAGTTTTCTAGCTCTAAACGCCCCTTTGACTCTTGGCTTATGGGTTACCATAGAAGTTGGTATTGACCGCATGATCGTACCCTCTAGCTCAATGCTTCCTAGTATCGCGATAGGAGATAGCTTCTTTGTTAATAAGACGGCTTACAGGTATGACTATCTGTTGGGAAGCACCCAACACAGTAAACCCGTAATAGGTGAAACCGTTGTGATGAAGTTCCCAATCAATACTGATATTCACTACGTTAAAGTATTGATTGCGAACGAACTTCAATCCGTGAAATTGGAGCAGAAAGGCATTACAGTAGACTCTCATTTTTACCCATTTGAAAAAGAGAAAGGCACAATTGAGTATCAAATTTCAAAAGAAGAAAGCGATGTATTTGATCGGTACAAGATTAACCTGAATGGTTTCGAACACACCTTCTTGAAAAAGTCCGGTGAACCAATTACCCCAATAAAGGTGATCGTTCCCTCCGGTGGTATATTTGTTCTAGGCACCAACCTCGATTACTCCGGTGACTCTAGACAAATGGGTGCCATAAGCAACTCACTACTCGTTGGTAGAGCTATATAA
- a CDS encoding ECF-type sigma factor yields the protein MFDKLRTECKNNINRMWFLSAWDKEDLTQHMELCILVASEEMARNVDFRVEHVKLFTVREVNNLSARIRKQSSTMYSNTIDDEEQWQSEGNKLTTSDAISLVSLHQALMQIKNNCRGDTQKMEAYGLYLEGYTVREIAEKLSMSKSTANRIITQCSL from the coding sequence ATGTTCGACAAACTCAGAACTGAATGCAAAAACAACATAAATCGAATGTGGTTTCTGTCTGCTTGGGATAAAGAAGATCTAACTCAGCACATGGAACTATGCATTCTCGTGGCTAGTGAAGAGATGGCTCGGAATGTCGATTTTCGTGTTGAACACGTAAAATTGTTTACTGTGCGTGAGGTTAACAATCTATCGGCGCGCATTCGAAAACAATCAAGTACGATGTACTCTAATACTATTGATGACGAAGAACAATGGCAATCAGAGGGAAACAAACTGACTACCAGCGACGCCATTTCATTAGTTTCTCTTCACCAAGCTTTAATGCAAATAAAAAACAATTGTCGTGGTGATACGCAAAAAATGGAAGCATATGGCCTATACCTCGAAGGTTACACAGTACGAGAGATAGCGGAAAAGCTTTCAATGTCTAAATCAACGGCAAACAGAATCATTACTCAGTGCTCATTGTGA
- a CDS encoding S26 family signal peptidase: protein MGNVQINWALAVRLFIGIALGLVFLFGLNQFAKSGRSIAIDTQTLVKCLPFSLSLFEPLRQTISKGDMVSIDHSNLSGGFRETTSNKLLKIVVGVEGDIVSRRGNYIYVNNKVMGEYHSKDPAGFSAYLADTQKILIGAGEYWVMGSYKAASDSRYVGPVKHSEFVEHATPLI from the coding sequence ATGGGTAATGTCCAGATTAATTGGGCCTTAGCAGTTCGACTTTTTATAGGTATTGCACTAGGCCTGGTTTTCTTGTTTGGCTTGAATCAGTTCGCAAAGTCAGGTCGTTCGATAGCGATAGATACCCAGACACTCGTTAAGTGCTTACCGTTTTCACTGAGTTTGTTTGAGCCACTAAGACAAACAATTTCGAAAGGTGACATGGTCAGTATTGACCACAGTAATTTGTCTGGTGGGTTTAGAGAAACGACATCGAACAAATTATTGAAAATCGTAGTTGGGGTCGAAGGGGACATTGTCTCTAGGAGAGGGAATTACATCTACGTGAACAATAAAGTCATGGGTGAATACCATTCAAAAGATCCTGCGGGATTTAGTGCCTACCTAGCTGATACCCAAAAAATTCTAATTGGTGCTGGCGAGTATTGGGTTATGGGGTCTTACAAGGCTGCTTCTGACTCACGATATGTCGGTCCTGTAAAACACTCAGAGTTCGTGGAACACGCTACTCCATTAATTTAA
- a CDS encoding TrbC family F-type conjugative pilus assembly protein — translation MPKYILFLVCFFTSFYLSANEPNLEQVSACIVVDGERKCTVGEMELDPSDEKYRKGLEQAAEIISQETRIKEVDSLASSIVKDALPGKNVSPIKAKDVEDLKQFTSFNEPLSKDFWKLAHKAGRLLDKAIVKKQKTGKYGDISGFIFISKSIPKNDLESLIYEVAQSKRRISFVIRGAEPMRYAETLRHFISIDKSIVGRLMVDPTLFNKLNVTEVPTFIIKNSNDEWQRTSGNVSLSAAEEHFKDDKVLKRLGKVYDIEEPDLIALMKERAGKVDWEKWMLEQTKQILTNRYESGLKVASEPQSLLIDPRYQIKKDIVLRGQTFAKQGQWINPLEIQPLSKCYVVADFSNSDHLRAVDKLVEDCSGITALTVNQPDYDNQIPNLVSKYGEIRNIDPLIIKRFKLIEVPVVARQEGLSIRLTTLPPIEEKETIK, via the coding sequence ATGCCAAAATACATATTGTTTCTTGTATGCTTTTTCACCTCGTTTTATCTATCTGCTAATGAGCCGAATCTTGAACAGGTATCGGCTTGTATCGTGGTTGATGGTGAACGTAAGTGCACTGTTGGCGAGATGGAGTTAGATCCTTCTGATGAAAAATATCGGAAGGGATTAGAGCAAGCAGCTGAAATCATCTCTCAAGAAACTCGAATCAAAGAAGTAGATAGCCTAGCAAGCAGCATTGTGAAGGATGCCTTACCTGGAAAGAATGTAAGCCCAATAAAAGCCAAAGACGTCGAAGACTTAAAGCAATTCACATCGTTTAACGAGCCATTGTCTAAAGACTTCTGGAAGCTAGCTCATAAAGCAGGCCGCTTGCTCGACAAAGCGATTGTAAAAAAACAAAAGACTGGTAAATACGGCGATATTTCAGGCTTCATTTTTATTTCAAAGTCTATCCCTAAGAACGATCTTGAATCTCTAATCTATGAAGTAGCTCAATCAAAAAGAAGAATTTCGTTTGTAATTCGAGGCGCCGAGCCTATGCGATACGCTGAAACTCTACGTCACTTCATTTCGATTGATAAATCGATTGTCGGCCGCCTAATGGTTGACCCTACGTTGTTCAACAAATTGAATGTTACAGAGGTACCTACGTTTATCATCAAAAACTCAAATGATGAGTGGCAGCGAACTAGCGGCAATGTCTCTCTTTCTGCAGCTGAAGAGCATTTTAAAGATGATAAAGTTCTTAAAAGACTTGGGAAAGTTTATGACATAGAAGAGCCCGACTTGATCGCTCTAATGAAAGAAAGAGCAGGAAAAGTTGACTGGGAAAAGTGGATGCTTGAACAGACTAAACAGATTTTAACGAATCGGTATGAGTCTGGGTTAAAAGTGGCCTCTGAACCACAATCGCTTCTTATCGACCCTCGCTACCAAATCAAGAAAGATATCGTACTAAGGGGGCAGACTTTCGCTAAACAAGGTCAGTGGATTAATCCTCTTGAGATCCAACCTCTATCCAAATGCTACGTTGTTGCTGATTTTTCCAATAGCGACCACTTGAGAGCCGTAGATAAACTAGTTGAGGATTGTTCAGGCATAACAGCACTAACTGTTAATCAACCTGATTATGATAATCAAATTCCGAACTTGGTTTCGAAATACGGTGAAATTAGAAATATCGACCCTCTCATTATCAAGCGCTTCAAGCTTATTGAAGTGCCAGTGGTGGCAAGACAAGAAGGCTTATCCATACGTCTTACCACACTACCTCCAATTGAAGAAAAGGAGACGATTAAATGA
- the traA gene encoding TraA family conjugative transfer protein, translating into MKLMTNAKKIMLALAPVTVAGNAAVAYAVGTSSGATDGTAELDNLLAMLIAWLDGPLGVLISIAALMVGLGAGIMNQSIVAVVIGIAIAAIVQYGSDIIQGVAGEATAAL; encoded by the coding sequence ATGAAACTTATGACAAATGCAAAAAAAATCATGCTAGCACTAGCTCCAGTAACAGTAGCGGGTAACGCGGCAGTAGCTTACGCAGTTGGTACTTCTTCAGGTGCTACAGACGGTACTGCGGAACTAGACAACCTATTGGCTATGCTGATTGCTTGGCTTGACGGTCCTCTAGGCGTTCTAATCTCGATCGCAGCTCTAATGGTTGGCTTAGGCGCAGGTATCATGAACCAGTCAATCGTGGCTGTAGTAATCGGTATCGCTATCGCTGCAATCGTTCAGTACGGTTCAGACATCATCCAAGGTGTCGCTGGTGAAGCAACAGCAGCACTTTAA
- the traD gene encoding conjugative transfer system coupling protein TraD (Members of this protein family are the putative conjugative coupling factor, TraD, as the term is used for the SXT and TOL plasmid systems.) produces the protein MDRKIDTFWRPAYELYSSFCWLFSFLICYYLTSVLDHAFRLMLIAAIPALIMGFMRLYQGLRHLYRRGLLFVEPQLKVELQDLIRLIEKNIDEAYIGEGYQWFQNHAQMASDFKARNPEKIRPPEIVLDLMSKAFRNHPTPVKGDVWLHGINITEKHIFLPCAERYSHRLIVGTTGAGKGRVLTLDVIGAIIRGESVCVLDPKLDENLLDLIWYTLKLRGEEHRLYYFSPAYPSCSVRLNLLKNYNQPAQLASRIIELLPPSSGDGAAFINFCWRAINLIVEGLEMITSIPTLMKLRTFIEGDIDHLLVKVAYVYISSIPEYRAWANQINQSAMDYKEKAAEMAKFYDENCRDKYPNYTLASIISIHEHDRAYYAKLIQTIIPILAQLTSGCLEELLSPEEDFRDPRPIVDTQKICSRGDILYMNLASLADPTTGSAIGSLATADLVNVVADRYFYQQGKRIPMNIFCDEASEIVTRSSVRIANKSRGAEVSFTILIQSIKDLEERLGSEPAMVQALGNFNIKTALRLEDDISQEFMSTRFGETMIKTIEQSMATNTAVASNELDFNTSYGKKVKDTAAAFMPKDLFGVLADLHYFTTLPGGALYKVRVPYISCPKEHRFKTVPFVHDAYGELPVVDEMGLKKREYYKMIEEEEAA, from the coding sequence GTGGATAGAAAGATTGATACCTTCTGGCGACCGGCTTACGAACTCTACTCTTCTTTTTGTTGGCTGTTCTCATTCCTAATTTGTTATTACTTAACAAGCGTTTTAGACCATGCTTTTCGACTAATGCTTATTGCAGCAATACCAGCCTTAATCATGGGATTCATGCGACTCTATCAAGGATTAAGGCATCTATATCGAAGGGGTTTACTGTTTGTCGAACCGCAACTAAAGGTTGAACTGCAGGACTTGATCCGTCTAATCGAAAAGAATATTGACGAGGCCTATATAGGTGAGGGTTATCAGTGGTTCCAAAACCATGCACAAATGGCCAGTGATTTTAAGGCCCGTAACCCTGAAAAAATTAGGCCGCCAGAAATTGTCTTAGATTTGATGAGTAAAGCTTTCCGTAACCATCCGACTCCGGTTAAAGGTGACGTATGGCTTCATGGAATCAACATTACTGAGAAACACATTTTCCTCCCATGTGCCGAGCGATATTCTCATCGGCTTATAGTAGGTACAACGGGTGCAGGCAAGGGGCGTGTCCTTACATTAGATGTAATTGGAGCAATCATTCGGGGTGAATCCGTGTGTGTTCTCGACCCTAAATTAGACGAAAACTTGCTTGACCTGATTTGGTACACATTAAAGCTACGCGGTGAAGAACATAGGCTGTATTACTTCTCCCCTGCATACCCAAGCTGTAGTGTTCGATTGAACCTACTCAAAAACTACAATCAGCCAGCTCAATTAGCTTCGCGAATTATCGAACTACTACCGCCATCATCTGGTGACGGGGCTGCGTTCATCAACTTCTGTTGGCGCGCTATCAATTTGATAGTCGAAGGGTTAGAGATGATCACCTCTATTCCAACCCTTATGAAGCTGCGTACATTTATCGAAGGTGATATCGACCACCTTTTAGTCAAGGTTGCTTACGTTTATATCAGCTCTATTCCTGAATATCGTGCGTGGGCGAATCAAATCAACCAGTCGGCTATGGATTACAAAGAAAAAGCTGCGGAAATGGCCAAATTCTATGACGAAAATTGCCGCGATAAATACCCTAACTACACACTAGCTTCGATCATTTCTATTCACGAACATGACAGAGCCTACTACGCTAAGTTGATTCAGACGATCATTCCAATTCTTGCCCAGCTAACGAGTGGCTGTTTAGAAGAATTACTTTCCCCAGAAGAAGACTTCAGAGACCCTCGCCCAATCGTAGACACACAAAAGATTTGTTCTCGTGGCGATATTTTGTACATGAATTTAGCTTCACTGGCAGATCCAACGACTGGTAGTGCAATTGGTAGTTTGGCTACTGCTGACCTAGTCAATGTAGTAGCTGATCGCTACTTCTATCAGCAAGGGAAGCGAATACCTATGAATATTTTCTGCGATGAGGCATCAGAGATCGTCACACGAAGCTCAGTACGAATCGCCAACAAATCTAGGGGTGCTGAAGTGAGCTTTACCATTCTAATTCAATCCATAAAGGATCTAGAAGAAAGACTCGGCAGTGAACCGGCCATGGTTCAAGCCTTGGGTAACTTCAACATCAAAACCGCATTACGTCTAGAGGACGACATATCGCAGGAGTTCATGAGCACGAGGTTTGGTGAAACGATGATCAAAACAATCGAGCAAAGTATGGCGACGAACACAGCCGTAGCTTCGAATGAGCTCGACTTCAATACTTCTTATGGCAAAAAGGTTAAAGACACCGCAGCGGCCTTTATGCCTAAAGACTTATTCGGTGTGCTTGCTGACCTTCATTACTTTACGACTTTGCCAGGAGGAGCTCTATACAAAGTCAGGGTTCCATACATCAGTTGCCCTAAAGAGCATCGGTTCAAAACTGTTCCGTTTGTGCATGACGCATACGGGGAGTTACCTGTTGTTGACGAGATGGGTTTAAAGAAACGTGAATACTACAAAATGATTGAAGAGGAGGAAGCCGCATAA
- a CDS encoding TraC family protein, producing MKEYNAKAKKLLERNEIANMMEVRSFEQDKKLFYIHNNDKNSHLGAMWICNPVSGVGESTIKILESSLATDYPQGTFISFHLISSPLIQPLLRHYRTARENVINDTSDPDKAKLVKIFVENRIAFLEKFTKERTKDETKLTLNDKFVIATIKLPCAYLPTEDDISFAQTQCYSLEQTLDSLNLLPQRLDQKDYLGVVRSLVNIGEYPNVDYDPNRTLNEQIFSYEDELEIQRDKVILNDRHIKSLSVHFYPEQTLLPVMSNVLGDKNGSQNQITCPFMLSTTIYYPEQHSKIGSITKNANSLSYQSTSNLARFSPILKLKDQGYQHLLTEVQKGGKVVQCWTNILLFGKDDKEATEQARQAKNWFEVCNFNLKEDVMFNGPAFQQQLPFNCSVEMVGLSRRFHTMTSKMAAHVLPVVGDWKGNGIGANEIFFSRRGQVQLWCPFDSETNMNGFISGDSGAGKSVFSQGIVFNLWSRGTMIRIIDSGRSYLKLTKMVKGEFIEFSGASRLVINPFSDIKDIVKEMPPLLGVLEQMCAPKEGLTDFQIRMLEKYTMRVFQKFGNEMTITDLAEALGCAKNEKISDSDDVILNMELDDYHLSQIHKMGHQFFAFTRHGLYGRFFDGKSNLTMSGDWSVLELDDLRDLPELQTIVLMMLIIKMNRDYYLADRSIMKALIVDEAWRFLGSEGSDIENSERIQKYIIGSFRLFRKLNSSIIIITQSPLDLAPDGNSPIIQNSANIIILKQKESTFKVLEHNRVLSIGDHDYQQLKTVTTVMGKYSEAFIYTSGRGYGICRYILDRFTQLLTTTHAKEQSGIDRFIDQGMSVGDAIYSYMKAEGSLDNAA from the coding sequence ATGAAAGAGTACAACGCAAAAGCTAAAAAACTACTTGAGCGCAATGAGATCGCAAACATGATGGAAGTGCGGTCTTTTGAACAAGATAAGAAACTGTTTTATATCCACAATAATGACAAAAACAGTCATCTTGGTGCGATGTGGATTTGTAACCCAGTATCTGGGGTAGGTGAATCAACAATCAAAATACTTGAGAGTAGCCTTGCAACTGATTATCCCCAAGGCACCTTCATTTCCTTCCACTTAATCTCTAGTCCGCTCATTCAACCACTACTACGTCATTATCGTACAGCCCGTGAAAACGTAATTAATGACACAAGTGACCCTGATAAAGCTAAGCTCGTTAAAATCTTTGTTGAGAACCGAATTGCGTTCTTGGAGAAATTCACGAAAGAGCGAACGAAAGATGAGACCAAGCTTACTCTCAATGATAAGTTCGTAATCGCTACTATTAAATTGCCTTGTGCGTATCTTCCGACTGAAGATGACATTTCATTTGCTCAAACTCAATGTTATTCACTTGAACAGACACTTGATTCATTAAACCTATTACCTCAACGCTTAGATCAAAAAGATTACCTTGGGGTTGTGCGCTCGCTCGTGAATATTGGTGAGTACCCAAATGTTGATTACGACCCAAATCGTACACTTAATGAGCAAATCTTTAGCTATGAAGATGAACTTGAAATTCAGCGTGACAAAGTCATTCTGAATGATCGTCACATTAAATCTCTTTCTGTTCATTTTTACCCAGAGCAGACATTGCTGCCTGTTATGTCTAATGTTTTGGGAGACAAGAATGGTTCACAAAACCAAATTACTTGTCCCTTTATGTTATCGACCACGATTTACTATCCAGAGCAGCATTCAAAAATTGGTAGCATCACAAAAAATGCTAACTCGCTGAGCTATCAGTCCACCAGCAACCTGGCGCGCTTCTCTCCCATTTTAAAATTGAAAGACCAAGGGTATCAGCACTTACTAACTGAGGTTCAGAAAGGCGGCAAGGTCGTACAGTGTTGGACAAACATCCTTCTATTTGGCAAAGACGATAAAGAGGCCACTGAACAAGCTCGTCAGGCCAAAAACTGGTTTGAGGTTTGTAACTTCAACCTGAAAGAAGATGTGATGTTTAACGGGCCTGCTTTTCAGCAGCAGCTTCCTTTTAACTGCAGTGTTGAGATGGTTGGACTATCTCGACGATTCCATACAATGACTTCCAAAATGGCCGCTCACGTATTGCCGGTTGTAGGCGATTGGAAAGGGAATGGCATTGGTGCCAATGAAATCTTCTTTTCTCGAAGAGGCCAGGTTCAGCTGTGGTGTCCGTTTGATTCGGAAACAAACATGAACGGATTTATTTCAGGAGACTCAGGCGCAGGTAAGTCCGTATTCTCTCAAGGCATTGTGTTTAACCTTTGGAGTCGAGGAACGATGATTCGCATTATTGATAGCGGTCGTTCCTATTTAAAACTAACAAAGATGGTTAAGGGGGAATTCATTGAGTTCTCAGGCGCCAGCCGATTAGTCATTAACCCTTTTTCTGATATCAAAGACATTGTAAAAGAAATGCCCCCATTGTTAGGTGTACTTGAACAAATGTGTGCTCCGAAAGAAGGGTTAACGGACTTTCAAATTCGAATGTTAGAGAAATACACCATGCGTGTATTCCAAAAATTCGGCAATGAAATGACTATCACCGATCTTGCCGAAGCATTAGGTTGTGCGAAAAATGAAAAGATTTCTGATAGCGATGACGTCATATTGAATATGGAGCTAGATGATTATCACCTTTCTCAAATCCATAAAATGGGTCACCAGTTTTTCGCATTTACACGTCACGGACTATATGGACGATTCTTTGATGGTAAGTCCAACTTAACAATGTCTGGTGATTGGTCTGTGTTAGAACTTGATGACCTTCGTGATTTACCTGAGCTTCAGACAATCGTTCTCATGATGCTTATCATCAAGATGAATCGCGATTACTACCTTGCCGATCGCTCTATCATGAAAGCACTTATTGTTGATGAGGCATGGCGATTCTTGGGTTCTGAAGGGTCAGATATTGAGAATAGTGAGCGAATTCAGAAATACATTATTGGTTCGTTCCGACTCTTCCGAAAACTTAACTCAAGTATAATCATCATCACCCAAAGCCCGCTTGATTTAGCCCCTGATGGGAATAGTCCAATTATTCAAAATTCTGCAAATATCATAATCCTTAAGCAAAAAGAATCGACGTTTAAAGTGCTTGAACACAACAGAGTCCTTTCAATTGGGGATCATGACTACCAGCAGTTAAAAACCGTCACTACGGTCATGGGTAAGTACTCTGAAGCGTTTATTTATACTTCAGGTCGCGGTTACGGCATTTGTCGCTACATCTTAGATCGATTCACGCAGTTGTTAACGACAACTCATGCAAAAGAGCAAAGTGGAATAGATCGATTCATTGACCAGGGTATGTCAGTAGGTGATGCAATATACAGCTACATGAAAGCTGAGGGCTCCCTCGATAATGCGGCTTAA